Genomic segment of Cytophagia bacterium CHB2:
CGCAAGGCAGCCGCGCCGCGAATCTCGGAGATGTATTTCACCACGTGTTTCCGAAAGAGAATCAAGCCGTAATTTTGATCATAATAATCGCGCATGAGGCTGAGATGGCGGCGAATGAGCGCGGCCTTTTCGGCAAAGGAGACTTCGTGGCGATCCTTGCGGCTGAAGATCCAGGGATTGCCAATCGCGGCGCGGCCGATCATCACCGCATCACAACCGGTTTGTTCCTTAATACGCTTGATATCATCCCGGCATTTGACGTCGCCGTTGCCAATGACGGGAATTTTCAACGCCTGTTTGATTTCCGCAATCGCATTCCAATCCGCGACGCCGTTGTACGCTTGTGCCTTGGTACGCGCGTGCACCGCGATCAGGGCGGCCCCGTTGTCTTCCAATGTCTTTGCTACTTCAATGTAGTTGCGCGATTGATGATCCCATCCCAACCGAATCTTGCCGGTCACCGGAATCGGCAAAAGTTTGGAGAGGCGATTGAAGATGCGCCCGATTTTCGGCGGGGTGCACAGCAATCCGGCGCCCGCGCCGCGGCCTGAAACCTTGGCCACGGAACAACCCATGTTCAAATCAATGATATGCGGGCCCAATGCGGCAATGCGCTGGCAGGCTTCAACGATTTTATCCTCATCGCTGCCGAATACCTGAAACGTCATGGGATATTCGGAAGGGTGAAAATCGAGCATGCGCATGGTCTTGGCATTGCCGTGCAGAATGCCGTCCACCGAAACGAATTCCGTGTAACCCATGGCGCTGCCGAATTCGCGCGCAATGATGCGGTAGGGCAAATCGGAGAATCCGGCCA
This window contains:
- the dusB gene encoding tRNA dihydrouridine synthase DusB, with amino-acid sequence MPRLLFCLLIKNVSSFRIELLRLETHMHIASPASLAPHFMVRDLPIYGDLVLAPMAGFSDLPYRIIAREFGSAMGYTEFVSVDGILHGNAKTMRMLDFHPSEYPMTFQVFGSDEDKIVEACQRIAALGPHIIDLNMGCSVAKVSGRGAGAGLLCTPPKIGRIFNRLSKLLPIPVTGKIRLGWDHQSRNYIEVAKTLEDNGAALIAVHARTKAQAYNGVADWNAIAEIKQALKIPVIGNGDVKCRDDIKRIKEQTGCDAVMIGRAAIGNPWIFSRKDRHEVSFAEKAALIRRHLSLMRDYYDQNYGLILFRKHVVKYISEIRGAAALRTGLITCTRAEDFIALLAEAEANERELKAA